DNA from Ignisphaera sp.:
GCTGTTGAATATGGCATAAACGTATTTGAAGTCTCAGAGACATATGCAAATGGGCTAGCCTTAGACTATTTTGGAAGATTTCTCGCTAAGATTAAAAGAGACGATGTTTTCATAGTATTTAGAATCTCACCACTAATTTTAGCTGATCCAGATAGTTTCGAGGCAAAGTTCAGTAAGTTTCTTCAAAAAATGAACACCTCTTATGTTGACGCCTTAATGATTGGCTGGTACGAAGATGCAATACCGTTGGAGACACAACTAACATCTTTAGAGAGAGCTATTGAGAGAGGCTATGCTAAGTTTATTGGGGTAAGCGGTTTTAAAGTCAAGCAAATTGCCAGAGTTTTGAACATGCCAAAGAAATATGAAATTTCTTTGATTCAAAGCAGATATAATGTGATAGACAAGCGCATAGAAAAAGATGTGCTGCCATTTGCCATAGAAAACAACATGGCTGTGCTAGCCTGTTCAGCTCTTGACAGAGGTCAAGCAATCCGACACCCAGTGGTTATGCATATTGCGAGCAAGTACAATGCAACTGGGGCCCAAATCGCCATAAGCTATGTTATTTCAAACCCAAATGTTATTGCTCTTGTAAAAAGTGAGAATATAGATCATGTAGTCGAGAATACCACGGCCCCCAGAACCATGTTGAAAGAAGAAGATTTAAGTGTTCTAAGGTCAATATAGTGATAGAGTGATGAGATTTGAACGGAGATAGAGATACTGTTAGAGAGCCTCAAGCCGCTGCATGGGGTTTTTATCCATTCAATAAAGGCCAGCTTGTAAAAGAATTGGAAAGAGCTTTCACAAACACTAGATTTGGTCCAGGGGCTCTTCCGAGCAAAAAGCAAGGTGAATTAACAATAATTGGTGGTGTTGTACCACATGCTGGCTATAGCTATTCGGCTTCTTGTGCTGCATGGTTCTACAAGGAGCTCGCCGAAAATAAACCAGCTGTAGAAACTGTGATCCTTCTTGGAACAAATCATACTGGTTTTGGAAAGACGATAACAACTTCAACTTATTACACTACATGGGCAACGCCACTTGGAGGTGTGAATATCGATGTCGAGTTCATCAATAAATTGAAGAAGGAGTACCCACCTCTAGATGATGATGCACTTGCACATACTAGAGAACATTCATTAGAGGTTCAACTCCCATTCTTACAGTATGTATACGGGGACAAGTTCAGAATTGTGCCTATCGTCGTAAAGGATCTTATTTATCAAGAGGCCAGAGATTTTGCTGAGGCGTTGAAAAGAGTTGTAGATGATCTAAAAAGAGATGTTATAGTTATAGCGTCATCCGATTTCACACACCACGGCTCTATATATGGCTATGTTCTTTTCAATTCAAATATATCTCAAAATGTCAGAGAATTGGATAGGAAGTTCATAGACGCTATAATAGAGCTTGATACAAGAAGGTTCCTCAAATTGATAGAAGAATACAACGCAACTGTATGCGGGTTTGGGGCAATAGCTATTGCTATGGAGTATACAAAGCTGTTAAATGGAAAGGCAAAGCTGTTGAAGTATTATCACTCAGCCGATGTTACAGAAGATGAAGATGTTGTTGTTGGATATGCATCAATATTGTTCTACAAATAAGGATTACTTTATGTAGCATCTATTATCAATTCTTTTTAGTTCTAGAGAATCAATATAAACATCTATATTGGATAGAAAATCATTTAAAAACCTCACAGAAACAATTGGAACCCCCTCAAAAACCCATGTTGATGAGGTATAAAGTGTTATTACTATGGGTATAAAAAGCTTTGTTTTGCGGATTGCGGGAACCTCAGATGCCACCCACTCACAGTATTTCACCAGCTTGTCTATTCTAGTCATATGCTCTCTAACAATCTTAGAGACAGAGGATTGCCCGATGCGGCGCCTCCAATGCTTACACTCGATAATGTACCCCATTTTCTTAACCATATCAAGGGCTAGTACATCTATTTGGAATTGCGATATTCTTTTATGTGTATAGCCAGATACGTAATCAAGTCCAGCAGACTTTAGCCTTGCTGCTATATAATCTTCAAATTCCTTCCACTCTATATAGCTGGCGAATCTCATAACATCTACAACCATTTTTTCTTCTATCAGTAAGAGAAGTTCAAGTGGATTCACTAAGCTGATTCGACTATCGCTAATAGCTATGCATCCTCTTTTCAAACCATCTACAAAAATCTCCTCTACAAGATTTCTGTCAATGGGCTTCAAAAGCTTTACAAACTCTGGTTCAAGTGCCTTGTATCTAAACAAGTGTTCTAGCACATCACCAACTGTTATGTAGCTTGTCATCTTATCACATTTCCCTTTTCTCTACAACCTCTACCCCAGTTGATTCGATGCCCATAGCAACTATTGTGGCGCCCAAAGCCTCTGCAACTCTTTTCAATATGTTTGCATGTTCCTCATCTCTTGCAAGAGCTATAAACGCACCTCCACCACCAGCACCAGATGTCTTTGCTCCCAGCGCTCCAGCACCTCTAAGGGTGTTTACTATTGTATGATGTTCTAGGCTGACAACGCCTAGCGAATCTAGAAGCCCGTGGTTTAGGTTCATAAGAACTCCAATTCTCTCCGCATCTCCTTGTAGAATACTACTCCGAGCCTCTTCAACAATATCGCCAATGGCATCTATAATCTTGTTTGCACTTATAGAACTCTTTAAAAGTTTCTTCACATTTGATACTAGAACAGCTGTTGTCGACTTTTTTGGCGTATATCCAACAATAAGATTCATTTTTATTGGTGTTGACAGAGGCTCTGCCTTGGGGGTAGCAGGATCTATATACCTAATGCCACCAAAAGTTATGGTATAGGTATCCATTGGGCTTGCCGCTCCTTGAACAATTTGCTCTGTTCTCCATGAAAGCTTTGCTATAAGGCTTTTCTCAACCTCTGTTGTTGAAAGATATGTTGACAGACATAATGTAGTTGTTGCAACAGATACTGCTGCTGATGTTCCTAACCCTACACCTGTTGGAACAGGGCTCTTTAGGTACATTATAAAGCCTCTTCTTCTACCTGGTTTAACCTCATCCTCGCACAATCCAATAGCTGTTGCAATATAGCTGACAAATCTTTTTGCAACATCGTTGTCTACCTCAGTTTTGCTAAAAAGATTGTCTTCTCTGTTAAACTCTATTTTTCTTATGGGTAGCAACACATTGTTGAATTCTACAACAATTTTCTGCTCATGAACATCCATAGCCTCGACAAGAATGTGTAATGGTAGTGTAAATGCTATTGCAGGCTTTCCATAGACTACAGCATGCTCGCCAAACAATGTTGCCTTCAGCGGCACTTTGATAAGCATTTTCAAATGTTTTGCACCAGTCGATTTGGGTTAAAGCCGGTTTTGATCATGTCAGAGGAGGTTCATAACATCATCGCATCAGTGTGGGCAACAGATCATCATTGTGATTTCACTGGCTGTAGATAGCTTAGCGACGGTCTCTTACTCACATATATAGGCATGGCCATGTCTATTTTTGGGTATCCTTCTAATTCCTTCTCAAGCATTTTAATAAGCTCTTCTACATTCATGCTCTTTTGGACTCCTGTAGCTCTTATTCTGACATTCACTGTACCCGTACTCACTTCTCTTTCACCAACTACAATCACATATGGTATCCACTCAACCCCTGCATCACGAATCTTTTTACCAAGGCTCTCATCTCTGTCGTCGACGTCTACCCTGATACCATATGACAACAGTTTTTGTGCAATCTGTGTGGCATACTCCAGATACTCTTTTGACACGGGGATTACCCTTACTTGTATTGGTGAAAGCCAGAGTGGTAGTGTTGGAGGTACACCCTCCTTCTCCTTCTTTGCTATGGTATCGAAAACCATGTATATATATCTCTCTACAGATCCTATGATGGCTGTGTGTATTATAACAGGATACTTCTCATTTCCATTCTCATCAACGTATTTGATGTTGAATCTCTTCGCATTTCCAACATCTATTTGCCACGTGGCTATTTCTCTTGGTCTGTTAAGCTCGTCGATAATCACATACTCAACATTTATGACCCAGTAGTACATCCCTGCTGGATATACTGTTACCAGAACCGGCCTGCCCTCGCTTTTGACTAGCTCCACAATGTAGTCAAAGTTTGTTTTGAGGAAATCCTCTGTGATGTTATATATCGCTAGATACTCCCTTCCAATCTTCTTTGCCTCCTCAACGATCTTGCTCCTCACTAGAAGAGCTATTTTCTTTGCCTCCTCAAGATCTTTGGTCAATATGTGCAGATCTGGCATGTGAAATCTTCTCAATCTGAATCCTAGTACCAGCTCACCGCTTTGCTCATATCTGTAGCTGTCAGCCACTTCAAACATGCCCAGCGGCAAGTCTTTATAGCTTAGAACCCAGTCTTTTAATATGGAGAACTGCTGATAGCATGCAGCAAATCTTAGAATGAATCTGTCTGTATCCATTCTGACCTCGTACATTCTCTCGCCAAACAACTCAGCATGTTGCCTCACAGGCTCCGCCACTAGACTAAACATGTTTGTTCCCTTAACTCTGAAGACCGGTATACCGAGACTGCTTGCGGTTTTCCATGAGTACTGAGATACAGCCTCGAATATCACAGTTGCATGTGGTTCAAACCTCATGTGACCTCTATCCGATAGCTCCTCCCATTCAAAACCAAATTTCTTGAGGTATTGATATACCCTGCCCTGGCCACCCTCAGCCTCTTTTCTAAAAACCTCTTTCTCAACAAGAACTTTGAATTCATCGTCTTTGAATTCGTACTCCTCAGGCTTTACAAGTTTACCATCAGGTGTTAGAATATAATATTTTTTCTCTATAGTCCTCCTAGCACCCTCTTCAACAGGTTTTATTGTCTTTGACAACTCGCTTAGGGGATGGCCATAGCAGTGAAGCTTAAACTCCTTGTACCAGCCAAAGGCCGCTCTATAAACTTTTTCAACTCCAATGGACGATCTAAGCCTATCTGCTAAGGCATTTAGAATCTTTTTTGCGGCCCCAGGTGGAGCTAGAGATTGTGATAGATGTGCATATGGATAGACAAGAATAGCTTGTGCATTAACATTCTTGTAAACGTTTAAGATTTCGTTTGCAGCCTTTTCAACAACTACTTCAATGTTTTTCTCGTCACCTTCTTCAACACTTGTAAACACAACGAGAACATTTTCAAGATGCTTCTCTGCAATATCATCCGACAACTCATCGGCGTTTTCAACAGCTTTTTCTTTTGCTTTGAACCAAAAATCCTTAGCGTGTATAAGCAGTAGACGCAAGTATGTTGCACCACATTGTTTAGGTGGGTGTATGCTAGCTTAAGCAACTCTTCTAGACTCAATATAAGGTTTTTTGGAGATTCTGTTTCGGGCTAGACTCTAACAATATATTAGCTTTTTTCGAATGTATAAAACTCAGAAATTTGGGTGAAAATAGTGGTAACAGAAGAGAAGAAGGTGAAGAGCCTAGAGGAGCTTGGCATATCATCGACCATACTGAAAAAGCTTCAGGAAATGGGGATAACCACCGTAGAGGCCTTGGCAGCTGCTAACCCGCAAGAGCTTAGCCAAAACCTTGCCATACCCCTTCCAACAATACAGAAGCTGGTCTCCCAGGCTAGAGCAGCTCTTGGACTTGGATTCAAAACTGCTTTAGAGATAAAGAAAGAGAGAATGAGCCTACCGAAGATAACCACTGGAAGCAAGAATCTAGATAATCTACTCGGTGGGGGTGTGGAGGTGAAGACAATAACAGAGTTCTTCGGAGAGTTTGGAAGTGGCAAAACCCAGTTGTGCCACCAGCTAGCAGTGAATGTGCAGCTACCGCTTGAGAAAGGCGGCTTAGGTAAAAAGGCTATATATATAGATACTGAGGGGACGTTCAGATGGGAGAGAATAGAGGCTATGGCCAGAGGGCTTGGCCTTGACCCGGATAAGACCATGGAGAACATACTCTATGTCAGAGCTGTTAACAGCGACCACCAAATGGCTGTTGTTGAAGAGCTGAAGGATTTGATACCAAAAGAGGACATTGGGCTTGTAGTTGTAGACTCCGTAACAGGTCACTTCAGAGCTGAGTATCCAGGCCGAGAAAACCTTGCTGTTAGACAGCAAAAACTCAATAGACATCTGCATCAGTTAATGTCGTTGGCAGAGCTATTCGATGTTGCTGTTGTTATAACCAACCAGGTTATGGCAAGACCAGATGTATTCTATGGAGATCCAACAACTGCTATAGGAGGCCATGTGCTATATCATGCGCCTGGAATCAGAGTCCAGCTGAAGAAGAGTAGGGGCAATAGAAGAATAGCTAGAATAGTTGATGCACCCCACCTACCAGAGAGCGAAGCTGTTTTCGCAATAACTGAGGTTGGTGTGAGAGACCCAGAATAAATCGCTTTGGCCAAGACCCATATAAGATCATGTATAGTGTGAGATCTAACATTGCAGACAGGTATTTTGGAGGAAATCGTCATAGCTTCTATCGCAATACTAACCTTTGTTGTTGCAGGCGTTTTTGATTGGAGGAATAGAGAAGTTGATCCAAGGATATGGATAGCACCAATAGTTGTGGGTATAATCTTCAATTTCTTCTACATTACCTTCCAAGCCTACGATAAAACAATTCTGCTGTTCCAAATAGGCATTGCAGTATTTTTTGTTTTAACAATAGCTATTCTGGTTTTTGTTGTGAACTTGCTTGGTGGTGCAGACTTCATGGCTATATCAACATTTGTTGCTTTATACCCATTCAACAGACTTGCTATAGCTAAGAGTGTTGTGCTTGGAAATAGATGTGTTTTTCTATTCAACTTGTTTCCACCTGTTCTATGGCTTCTAGCAATATATTCTATGATCATGCTATTCATCATTATAAGGAATGTTATACACAATCTGTTTGTATATAGGAGCATTAAGGAGATGAGAATTCCCATCCATAAAAAGGTTTTTTATATGGTGTTCAACAGGTTTATGACTGTTGATGAATATATGAGGAAGAGGTTCTATTACCCTGTCTATGTTCCGGGGGTTGTTGACAGAGTTACTTTTGATATATATGAGGATGATGCTGATTGGAAAAAGGAGTTAGGGGTGCTACCCAAAGACACTATAATTGTTGTTTCGTGGGGGATACCAATGGTTTCCTTCCTGTCCATTTCAGCAACAATCTATATAGCGATGTATGTTCTGTTTTATCTATCTATTGCTTGATTTGTGATAAAGCTTTAATAGTTGCTTTGACTATTGTTGCAAACTGAAAAATAGTTTGGCTTAGGGTGGCTACAGGTAGTGTTTAGTGGAAGAATGGTTTTGTGGGCTCCTTGGAGAGAATCCTATGTGGTACAGCAATATAGTGGTGAGTGCATATTTTGTAAAGCTGTAAACCAAGATGACTTGGCCAACTATGTTGTTTACAGATCCAAGCATAGCATAGCTCTTCTCAACAAGTATCCTTATAACAATGGGCATGTGATGGTTGCCCCAATAAAGCATGTACCAAGTCTTGAGATGCTTTCCGACGATGAGTTGCTCGATCTTGCAAAAACTGTGTCAATTGTTTTAAAGGCTCTTAGAAAGTGTTATAATCCACATGGCTTTAATATTGGAGCTAACATTGGGAGGGCTGCTGGAGCAGGTATAGAGGGGCATCTACACATACACATAGTTCCTAGGTGGAACGGAGACACAAACTTCATGCCTGTTATAGCAAATACCAAGGTCATTCCAGAAGACCTCAACGTAAGCTGGAAGAAAATTAGAAGTTGCTTAGAGGATGTATCCTCAGATTAGAGCCCATCATCACACATCAGATTTGCTACATAACATCATCTATAGTTAACTGCATTTTCGTCCAACCTCTTCTAACAGTTCATTGATTAAAATTCTTATCTGATCCAAAGTATTTGAGCCTCTTTATAAAAAATTTATAAGGATATGCATGGGATATTATAACGGTGTATAGCTGTGGCCCAGACACAACAGCTATCAACTAGCGAAATTGTTAAGAAGACTTCAGCGGCATTAGTAAGTGTTGTGCTCTATGTAGTACTCTACGTACTAGTCTCAGCCCTCGCCCACTACCTGATGACCGGACTATTACCAAGATACGGAATAGCTGTTGCCGATTACGAGGTCTA
Protein-coding regions in this window:
- a CDS encoding aldo/keto reductase produces the protein MSSQVNVDLRKVLGKTGVKVSPIGFGTLNIRDFINAEKALLKAVEYGINVFEVSETYANGLALDYFGRFLAKIKRDDVFIVFRISPLILADPDSFEAKFSKFLQKMNTSYVDALMIGWYEDAIPLETQLTSLERAIERGYAKFIGVSGFKVKQIARVLNMPKKYEISLIQSRYNVIDKRIEKDVLPFAIENNMAVLACSALDRGQAIRHPVVMHIASKYNATGAQIAISYVISNPNVIALVKSENIDHVVENTTAPRTMLKEEDLSVLRSI
- the amrB gene encoding AmmeMemoRadiSam system protein B; this translates as MNGDRDTVREPQAAAWGFYPFNKGQLVKELERAFTNTRFGPGALPSKKQGELTIIGGVVPHAGYSYSASCAAWFYKELAENKPAVETVILLGTNHTGFGKTITTSTYYTTWATPLGGVNIDVEFINKLKKEYPPLDDDALAHTREHSLEVQLPFLQYVYGDKFRIVPIVVKDLIYQEARDFAEALKRVVDDLKRDVIVIASSDFTHHGSIYGYVLFNSNISQNVRELDRKFIDAIIELDTRRFLKLIEEYNATVCGFGAIAIAMEYTKLLNGKAKLLKYYHSADVTEDEDVVVGYASILFYK
- a CDS encoding restriction endonuclease, translated to MTSYITVGDVLEHLFRYKALEPEFVKLLKPIDRNLVEEIFVDGLKRGCIAISDSRISLVNPLELLLLIEEKMVVDVMRFASYIEWKEFEDYIAARLKSAGLDYVSGYTHKRISQFQIDVLALDMVKKMGYIIECKHWRRRIGQSSVSKIVREHMTRIDKLVKYCEWVASEVPAIRKTKLFIPIVITLYTSSTWVFEGVPIVSVRFLNDFLSNIDVYIDSLELKRIDNRCYIK
- the mvk gene encoding mevalonate kinase, with amino-acid sequence MLIKVPLKATLFGEHAVVYGKPAIAFTLPLHILVEAMDVHEQKIVVEFNNVLLPIRKIEFNREDNLFSKTEVDNDVAKRFVSYIATAIGLCEDEVKPGRRRGFIMYLKSPVPTGVGLGTSAAVSVATTTLCLSTYLSTTEVEKSLIAKLSWRTEQIVQGAASPMDTYTITFGGIRYIDPATPKAEPLSTPIKMNLIVGYTPKKSTTAVLVSNVKKLLKSSISANKIIDAIGDIVEEARSSILQGDAERIGVLMNLNHGLLDSLGVVSLEHHTIVNTLRGAGALGAKTSGAGGGGAFIALARDEEHANILKRVAEALGATIVAMGIESTGVEVVEKREM
- a CDS encoding threonine--tRNA ligase, producing the protein MRLLLIHAKDFWFKAKEKAVENADELSDDIAEKHLENVLVVFTSVEEGDEKNIEVVVEKAANEILNVYKNVNAQAILVYPYAHLSQSLAPPGAAKKILNALADRLRSSIGVEKVYRAAFGWYKEFKLHCYGHPLSELSKTIKPVEEGARRTIEKKYYILTPDGKLVKPEEYEFKDDEFKVLVEKEVFRKEAEGGQGRVYQYLKKFGFEWEELSDRGHMRFEPHATVIFEAVSQYSWKTASSLGIPVFRVKGTNMFSLVAEPVRQHAELFGERMYEVRMDTDRFILRFAACYQQFSILKDWVLSYKDLPLGMFEVADSYRYEQSGELVLGFRLRRFHMPDLHILTKDLEEAKKIALLVRSKIVEEAKKIGREYLAIYNITEDFLKTNFDYIVELVKSEGRPVLVTVYPAGMYYWVINVEYVIIDELNRPREIATWQIDVGNAKRFNIKYVDENGNEKYPVIIHTAIIGSVERYIYMVFDTIAKKEKEGVPPTLPLWLSPIQVRVIPVSKEYLEYATQIAQKLLSYGIRVDVDDRDESLGKKIRDAGVEWIPYVIVVGEREVSTGTVNVRIRATGVQKSMNVEELIKMLEKELEGYPKIDMAMPIYVSKRPSLSYLQPVKSQ
- the radA gene encoding DNA repair and recombination protein RadA; its protein translation is MVTEEKKVKSLEELGISSTILKKLQEMGITTVEALAAANPQELSQNLAIPLPTIQKLVSQARAALGLGFKTALEIKKERMSLPKITTGSKNLDNLLGGGVEVKTITEFFGEFGSGKTQLCHQLAVNVQLPLEKGGLGKKAIYIDTEGTFRWERIEAMARGLGLDPDKTMENILYVRAVNSDHQMAVVEELKDLIPKEDIGLVVVDSVTGHFRAEYPGRENLAVRQQKLNRHLHQLMSLAELFDVAVVITNQVMARPDVFYGDPTTAIGGHVLYHAPGIRVQLKKSRGNRRIARIVDAPHLPESEAVFAITEVGVRDPE
- a CDS encoding HIT domain-containing protein; protein product: MFSGRMVLWAPWRESYVVQQYSGECIFCKAVNQDDLANYVVYRSKHSIALLNKYPYNNGHVMVAPIKHVPSLEMLSDDELLDLAKTVSIVLKALRKCYNPHGFNIGANIGRAAGAGIEGHLHIHIVPRWNGDTNFMPVIANTKVIPEDLNVSWKKIRSCLEDVSSD